The nucleotide sequence CTTGGTTATCTGGTAGCCTGGTACTGGGCGTGGCTCGACTATAAAGTGAGCTTTAAAACCAACAACATTACGCAAAGCACAAAGCAGCTTGAGCTGACCTTGCAGGTGCTGGCGGGCAGTACGGATACAGGGGCTATGACCCCCTGGATAAATGAAAAACTACTTCAGCGGCTTGTGGTGGAAGAATGGGGAAAACTGCAACTTGCCGGCGAACATACATCGGCCCGTGCCTACGCGCATCAGGAAGTATTTACCAAACGCATTGCCGATTATATTCATGCTGTAAATCCATTGTACCCCTACCCGCGTGCGCTGGCCGGTCTGCTCATACAGCAGGCTCATCAGCAACGGTGGTATGCCGAACATTTTCCGCAGTTTACAGAAGTGAGGCTGAACGATTCTGAAAACAAATCATTAACCGGCCTGCTCGAACACATTCTTTATAGCTGTATCACACACAAAGCCTCTAAAGCACAACACGCAAAATGACCACACCAGAACTAATCCGTTCAACCCTGTCTGTTATACTTCGTGCCTACGACCTTCAACCCGAAGATTATCTGCTGCGCGATACGGAGGTTGTGTTTACCGGCGAACGGCTTTCGAAACCCGAATCATTTCTGGATGCTTTTGTACAGATAGCCAAAAGAAACGAACTTGTTATTCTGCGCGACGAAGTTGCTGAAGATGAATTTATGACACAGTTCAACTCGGCATACTACCCTGCCCTGTTTATCTGCGAAGTAAATGAAGCCATTACACCTGTGGTAGTTGCCCACGACAAAAAGGGCAATCCGGTAATGCACATCGTTCACCAGGATACGGTTGAGCAGAAGCCTTTTCATTCATTTGCCGATTTCCCTGGAAAGCTGCATCGGGTTATGCGCGATGGCAGTTCGTGCGCTGTAGTAAGCACCTGCTACCCGAACAAACCGCTGTTCAGTGAGTATGATGAAAACGGACAAACGCTTGAAACGCCGGTGCGCTGGGAACTTATGCGTCGCTTTGGCCGTTTGGTACGCTATGAACGCCGCGAAATCTGGTACATCATTATCTATGCGGTAATTGTAGGCCTTATCGGTCTTACACTTCCCCTGGGTGTACAAACCATTATCGGTTTTGTATCGAGCGGGCGTATCGCCACATCGGTAATTGTACTCATTGTGGTTATTGTGCTGGCATTGCTTATCGGCGGCGGGCTTCAGATTATGCAGCTGTATCTTGCCGAACATATTCAGCGGCGCATATTCACAAAAACCGCTTTTGAGTTTGCCTTCCGCATTCCGCGTGTGCGCATTGAATCGGTACTTAAAGATTACCCGCCCGAACTGGTAAACCGCTTTTTTGATATTGTTACTCTGCAAAAAGGCTTAGCCACTCTTTTACTTGAGTTTTCGGGGGCGGTGCTGCAAATCATTTTTGGTCTGCTGCTGCTTTCGCTTTACAACTCGGTGTTCATTACACTTGGCGTAGTGCTTATCTTCTGCCTGTTCCTCATTTTGCGCTTCACAGGCCCGCGCGGTTTGGAAACCAGCATCAAGGAATCGAAATACAAATACCGTATCGCCAACTGGCTCGAAGAACTTGCACGCGGACTCAGCACCTTTAAACTTGCAGGTGAAACCAACCTGTCGATGGAACGCACCGATGGTTTGGTAACACATTATCTCGCCGCCCGGAAAAAACACTTCAAGGTACTGGTTACTCAATATGTAAGTTTTGTGCTTTTCAAAACGCTTATTACAGGTGGTTTGCTGGTAGCGGGTTGCATTCTTATTGTAACAAAGCAGATAAACATTGGTCAGTTTGTAGCATCCGAAATTGTGATCATTCTTATCATGGCTGCGGTGGAAAAAATAATTCTCAAACTGGATACGGTTTATGATGTACTAACAAGCATTGACAAAATTGCACATGTAACTGATTTGCCCATCGACAAAACAGGTCATATCCGAATGCCGGGTCAGGACACGAACAAGGGCATCAGTATTCAGGTTCAGGATTTGTATTATCGTTTCCCAGACCGAGCAAGACCTGTGTTGAATCAGCTTTCGTTTAAAATTAATGCCAGTGAGCGGATCTGTATATCAGGACATAATGGTTCGGGAAAAACTTCGCTTGTAAATATTATGCTGGGCTTGCTGAACTCATGGAACGGCGTGATTACTTATGACGGCATACCGTTGCGGGATCTCGACCGCGAAAGTTTGCTTGCACAGGTAGGCGATTATGTGGCTCAGGAAGAATTGTTTGATGGCTCCGTGCTTGAAAACATTACGCTGGGCCGCCATCAGGTAATGCTTCCCGATGTAATTGAGGCTATAAACATTGCCGGCCTTACCGAGTGGCTGCATACATTACCCGAAGGCCTGAGCACACGCCTTGTGGGAGGAAACCAGCGTGTACCCGGCAGTGTGATGCGCAAAATAATTCTTGCACGAAGCATTTGTTCCAATCCACGTCTTTTGCTGCTCGACGATTTTCTGCTTGGCGTGGAGCGCAGTGAAAAAGAAAGAGTACTCAATCATTTATTCAGCATGAACAGAACCTGGACTGTGATATTTATTTCCAACGATCCGTTTATCATGCAAAAATGCGAACGTATTCTGCTGCTCAACAATGGCAGTCTGAGCGTAGAAGGAAGCTGGGAAAACCTCAGCAGCAATAGCGAACTGCAATCACTTCTTTATATAAAATAAGCTACGGAAATGGCACAACAACACGATGATATTGGAGAAAGCCTGATTCAACGCAAACGTTTTCAGGCGGTGGCCATGGTGCGTAACCCACGTTTGAGTAAACGTGTGGCACAGTGGTGCGTGGGTATTTTAATTGTACTCATACTTTGCATGTTTCTGCCATGGACGCAGAACATAGGTTCTTACGGAAAAATTACTTCGTATGCGCCACAGGATCGTCCGCAGGAATTACAAAGCGTTATTGCCGGTCAGATTGCCCAGTGGTATGTGCGGGAAGGGCAGTTTGTGAAGAAAGGTGATACGATTGTGCGACTGACTGAGGTAAAAGAAAAATTTCTTGACACGAATCTTGTAAAGCGTCTGGCCGAACAAATTACTGCCAAGCAGGGCTCGCGCGAGTCGTATGCGCAAAAAGTAGGTGCCTTGGCTACACAAATCCGTGCACTGCAATCGGCCCAGCAGTTGAGTACACAAAAAGCGCAAAACAAAATGCGGCAGGCCCGTTTAAAAGTAATTAGCGACAGCACCGATGTAATTGCTGCATTTGCAGACTATGAAATTGCTGTGGTGCAGCAACGCCGGGCCGATTCGCTTTTCAAGAGAGACCTCATTTCACTAACCGATCTTGAGCGGCGCCGGCTGAAAGTGCAGGAAACACAGGCCAAACGCATCTCGGCCGAAAACAAACTGCTCATCAGCCGCAACGAACAACTGAACGCACAAATTGAACTTGGCTCCATTGAGGCGGAGTATCTCGATAAAATTTCGAAAGCCGAATCGGAACTCAACACTGCACTCTCATCGGAGTACGAAGCCCAGGGCGAAATCTCGAAACTTAATGTGGAATACCGGAGTATGCAGCTGCGACAAGGCTTCTATGCAGTGATGGCACCGCAAGACGGCTATCTGGTGCAGGTGAAAAAGCAAGGTATGGGCGAAACGGTAAAGGAAGGCGATGTAATTGCCACCATTATGCCTGCCAACGCACAACTGGCTATTGAGCTTTACGTGCAACCAATGGATATTCCGCTGCTTGCTAAAGGCCGGAAAGTACGTTTGCAGTTCGACGGATGGCCGGCACTGGTGTTTAACGGATGGCCCAATTACAGTTTCGGTACCTTTGGCGGTGTGGTGGCGGTGATTGATAATATCGACACCAAAGGTCAGTATCGTATCCTTGTTATTCCTGACCCGGAAGACGATCCCTGGCCCAAACAACTGCGCGTGGGTTCGGGTGTATATGGCTGGGCCATGCTGAAAGACGTACCGGTATGGTATGAACTCTGGCGGCAGATGAATGGCTTCCCACCCGACTACATGGGCGACCTGAAAGAGGAAGCAGATAAAGATTACAAAAAAGCCAAAGATGCAGCCACTAAAAATGATGATGCCAAAGAGTAATTCATATCTCGTAGCAAAAAAATCGCCCAAACGCTGGTTTTTTCGTGTGGCCGGTGTGCTCGCTGCGGCAATAATTGTGTACAGTACACACACACCTGCTGCTTATGCACAACAAAGCAATGCCCCCGCAGCCGACAGCATGAAAGCCGGTATAATGATGCTGCGCGATTTTTATGCATTGCTCGCAAACCGCCACCCGGTAGTAAAGCAAGCCGCCACATTCAGCGAAGCTGCCAAAGCCGAACTCCGCATGTCGAGAGGGATGCTTGATCCGAAGCTATCCTCTACGCTGGGCGAAAAAGAACTTACCTCTTCGCGCTACTACACCATGTGGGACAATACACTGAAAGCACCCACATGGGTTGGCGTGGATCTGAAAGCCGGGTTCGAATCAAACACCGGGCAATATGTGTCTTCCGATATCCGCACCCCTTCGTCGGGCCTTTGGTATGCGGGCATTAGTGTGCCGCTCGGCCAGGGATTGATTATTGATGAACGCCGGAATGTAATTAAGCAGGCACAGTTGCTCCCCATGCTCGCCGAAGCCGATCAGCTTAAAATGGTGAACAAACTGCTGTTGCAGGCTACCAAAGATTACTGGGACTGGTACTTTGCATGGAACCGCCTGCAATTGCTCGAACAAGGCTATACGCTGGCATTCAATCGCTTTAAAGCAGTACAATCACGTGCGCTGTTTGGTGATTTGCCTGTGATTGATACCGTGGAAGCATTAATTGCCGTGCAGGACCGCGACAACCAGCGCATACAGGCACTGGCTGATTACAACAACGCCATGCTCAAAGTATCCAATCACCTCTGGAGTGAAGATGGCACACCGCTTGAACTTACACCACAAGTATTGCCCGCCGCCGAAGGCACACAAATAAGCGGACTTCCTGTTGACAGCCTGAATAACCTTGTGATGAGTGCACAAATGCGTCACCCCGAAATTGTGAAGCTCGATGTAAAAACCAGTCAGCTTGCCATTGAGCGCCGTTATCAGGCCGATAAGCTGAAGCCGAAACTCAACTTCGAATACAACATGCTGGCAAAGGAAGCCACCGGGTTTGGCATGGCGGTAACTGATCAGTATTATGCCAACAACTACAAATATGGCATTACGTTCAGCTATTCGCTTTTTTTGCGACAGGAGCGCGGCAAACTGGCTCTTACCGAAATCAAACAGCAGCAGGTAGCCTATGAAAAACAGCAAATGCAACGCGACATTACTACCGAGATCAATCAGGTGTACAACAACTGGCTCGCATTGGAACAACAGTTGCGTTTACAGGAACAACAGGTGCGCAATGCAGAGTTGCTGCGCGATGGTGAACAACGGCGGTTTGATGCGGGAGAAAGCTCGTTCTTCCTCGTAAATACACGCGAAACTGCTCTTATCAACGCACAAATAAAGTACTACGAAACGCAGGCCAAATACGCCAAAACAAAAGCCGAAATGTATTGGGCTGCCGGGCGACTGCTTGCAGCATAAGTAACATAAAACAGTTGCGTTTTTTCACAAATGGGAGGGAGTCGTTTGCGGCTGTTCGAGAAATGAACAAACCGGGGCTAATAAGTTTTTAAGCGTTAAAATGCCCGTCGTTTCTGTATTTCGGTATCAAGCTAAATGAAATACAGAAAATGGATAGTACAAGGCTGCCCGTTGTTTCGTATTTTAAGAGTGGAAACGACGAAACAACCTCACCTGTTTATCCGGCTGCCGCATGAAAACCAAAAACCACGACGACTTTTTTTATATGGTTTATGAAGTGGTCCGCCTCGTTCCGTTTGGCCGCGTAACCACTTACGGAGCCATTGCCAACTATCTCGGTGTAAAAGGTTCTTCGCGCATGGTGGGCTGGGCCATGAACAGTTCGCACAGCCACCACTCGCCCGTACCGGCGCACCGTGTGGTAAACCGGCAGGGCTTGCTTACCGGCAAACATCATTTCAGCCATCCCAACCTGATGCAGGAACTCCTAGAAAATGAAGGTGTGGTGGTGCAAAACGATCAGGTGATTCATTTCAAAAAACTGTTCTGGGATCCTTCCGAAGAATTGAAACTCTGACATGGCTGCTACCTACTGTGATTTTGTAAAAACGCTGGATCCCAGTTCCGGTAACCCGCACATTCATTATCATAATCACGAATATGGTTTTCCGCTGCCCGATGATGATGCTCTTTTCGGGCGTCTGATTCTTGAAATCAATCAGGCCGGTTTGTCGTGGACAACGATATTAAACAAGAAAGAAAATTTTGAAAAAGCCTACCACAACTTCAGCATAGCACGTATTGCAAAATATGGCGAGAAAGACCGGCAGCGTTTACTTAACGATGCCGGAATTATCCGCAACCGGCTGAAGATTGATGCCGCCATACACAACGCCAATGTGGTGTTGCAGCTTCAGAAAGAACATGGTTCGTTTAAGAATTGGATTGACCTTCATCACCCGAAAACAAAAGAGGAATGGGTGAAAATTTTTAAGAAAACCTTCCGGTTTACGGGTGGTGAAATTGTAAATGAATTTCTGATGAGTACCGGATATCTTTCCGGCGCGCATACTGAAAACTGTGCGGTGTTTAAACACGTGGCTGCAAAAAAACCTGCGTGGATGCGCAAAAAGTAATTGAACTCAGAGACTGAGTTCGGCAATAGCGCGATTAATTACCTCTTCATTCCACAACATGCGGTAATGCCCTACATCCTGTAGTGGTATCAGTTTCAGCTCCGGCCAGGAAGCTGCAACCTTTTCTGCACTCCTGAACGGAATCTGTGAGTCGTTGCGATCATGCAGCAATACAGCCTGCGGCACGTTGATTAAAGAAATATCGTGGCTTACCTGAAGCTCGTTTACTTTGTGATGGAAATTGGCTTCAAAAAAACGATACACGCGCTCGCGCTGGCTGGCTTTGAGTTTAAGCAGGTCGTAGAACTCTTCAAACGTATCCGGCAAACTATCGGGTGTGCTGAGTAATGCAAGCTTTTTTACCTGATGCGGTACACGCGCAAGTGTATAAACTGCAGTGGCACTTCCGAACGAATGCGAAATTACCACCGAAATTTCAGGAAAACGCGCAAGCATTTCGCCGGCTGCTTTGGAATAGGCAAAAAGTGTGGAGCGTTTCCCTTCGCTGGCTCCGTGTGCAGGCGCATCAAACGCCATGCAGGTGTATCCCTTTGCCACCAGTGCCTGCGCCACACCACCCATATTGCCCGACTGCCCTTCCCAGCCATGCATAAGCAGCACAGCGGGCGCGCCGTTGCCCCAGGTGTAGGTGCGTATGCGTTTACCATCAACCTCCATATCAGCAGCCCTGGCTTGTGAAAGCGCCTCCGTTTCACGTTCACGCGATTTGCGTACACGCGGCGTGGCAAAAAGCATCAGCACACGAAATGCCGCCTTGTCTGGTACAATGAAGAAGAGAAACTGAATCCAGGCCCTGTAAAAAGCCAGCATGGTTTGCGACATGCCGCAAAGTTACGACCAATATACATCCATCCGAAACCACGCAGCAAACTGTACGGGCACACCATACTCGCAATGATATTCCTCGCGCGGCTTTAGTTTAGCCGATTTCTGTGCAAAGCCCGGCGGAGGTGCCAGCAGGCTGTAACGATCAGTGTAACCAAAATGGCGGATGAGTTGCCAGCGGCCGTTCACTTTTTTGAAAAATGCGTAACCGATTTGCGTAACGCTTTGTTTGCCGCGCATCACTTTGCGCACATCAGCCACAAAGGCTAATGGTGTATTGCGGAGTTTAGCTACTTCAAGCGTATCGGTGCGGGCAGCCGTGCGCAGGGTTAAAATTTTAGGTGCGCGGAAAACCACCGAATCGCCGTCGAGATAAATTTTATCAAAACTCAGGTGAATGGTGTATTGCTTCTGTGCCACAGCCTGCGCGGAAAGCAGC is from Bacteroidota bacterium and encodes:
- a CDS encoding TetR/AcrR family transcriptional regulator produces the protein MHDNFCPQLPFVRIVVDNRLYLRDPQETELGRRLLSDAVEMLNELGLEAFTFSKLARTSNSTEASVYRYFHNKHELLGYLVAWYWAWLDYKVSFKTNNITQSTKQLELTLQVLAGSTDTGAMTPWINEKLLQRLVVEEWGKLQLAGEHTSARAYAHQEVFTKRIADYIHAVNPLYPYPRALAGLLIQQAHQQRWYAEHFPQFTEVRLNDSENKSLTGLLEHILYSCITHKASKAQHAK
- a CDS encoding ATP-binding cassette domain-containing protein; this encodes MRRFGRLVRYERREIWYIIIYAVIVGLIGLTLPLGVQTIIGFVSSGRIATSVIVLIVVIVLALLIGGGLQIMQLYLAEHIQRRIFTKTAFEFAFRIPRVRIESVLKDYPPELVNRFFDIVTLQKGLATLLLEFSGAVLQIIFGLLLLSLYNSVFITLGVVLIFCLFLILRFTGPRGLETSIKESKYKYRIANWLEELARGLSTFKLAGETNLSMERTDGLVTHYLAARKKHFKVLVTQYVSFVLFKTLITGGLLVAGCILIVTKQINIGQFVASEIVIILIMAAVEKIILKLDTVYDVLTSIDKIAHVTDLPIDKTGHIRMPGQDTNKGISIQVQDLYYRFPDRARPVLNQLSFKINASERICISGHNGSGKTSLVNIMLGLLNSWNGVITYDGIPLRDLDRESLLAQVGDYVAQEELFDGSVLENITLGRHQVMLPDVIEAINIAGLTEWLHTLPEGLSTRLVGGNQRVPGSVMRKIILARSICSNPRLLLLDDFLLGVERSEKERVLNHLFSMNRTWTVIFISNDPFIMQKCERILLLNNGSLSVEGSWENLSSNSELQSLLYIK
- a CDS encoding biotin/lipoyl-binding protein, with protein sequence MAQQHDDIGESLIQRKRFQAVAMVRNPRLSKRVAQWCVGILIVLILCMFLPWTQNIGSYGKITSYAPQDRPQELQSVIAGQIAQWYVREGQFVKKGDTIVRLTEVKEKFLDTNLVKRLAEQITAKQGSRESYAQKVGALATQIRALQSAQQLSTQKAQNKMRQARLKVISDSTDVIAAFADYEIAVVQQRRADSLFKRDLISLTDLERRRLKVQETQAKRISAENKLLISRNEQLNAQIELGSIEAEYLDKISKAESELNTALSSEYEAQGEISKLNVEYRSMQLRQGFYAVMAPQDGYLVQVKKQGMGETVKEGDVIATIMPANAQLAIELYVQPMDIPLLAKGRKVRLQFDGWPALVFNGWPNYSFGTFGGVVAVIDNIDTKGQYRILVIPDPEDDPWPKQLRVGSGVYGWAMLKDVPVWYELWRQMNGFPPDYMGDLKEEADKDYKKAKDAATKNDDAKE
- a CDS encoding TolC family protein, yielding MQPLKMMMPKSNSYLVAKKSPKRWFFRVAGVLAAAIIVYSTHTPAAYAQQSNAPAADSMKAGIMMLRDFYALLANRHPVVKQAATFSEAAKAELRMSRGMLDPKLSSTLGEKELTSSRYYTMWDNTLKAPTWVGVDLKAGFESNTGQYVSSDIRTPSSGLWYAGISVPLGQGLIIDERRNVIKQAQLLPMLAEADQLKMVNKLLLQATKDYWDWYFAWNRLQLLEQGYTLAFNRFKAVQSRALFGDLPVIDTVEALIAVQDRDNQRIQALADYNNAMLKVSNHLWSEDGTPLELTPQVLPAAEGTQISGLPVDSLNNLVMSAQMRHPEIVKLDVKTSQLAIERRYQADKLKPKLNFEYNMLAKEATGFGMAVTDQYYANNYKYGITFSYSLFLRQERGKLALTEIKQQQVAYEKQQMQRDITTEINQVYNNWLALEQQLRLQEQQVRNAELLRDGEQRRFDAGESSFFLVNTRETALINAQIKYYETQAKYAKTKAEMYWAAGRLLAA
- a CDS encoding MGMT family protein → MKTKNHDDFFYMVYEVVRLVPFGRVTTYGAIANYLGVKGSSRMVGWAMNSSHSHHSPVPAHRVVNRQGLLTGKHHFSHPNLMQELLENEGVVVQNDQVIHFKKLFWDPSEELKL
- a CDS encoding DNA-3-methyladenine glycosylase I, translating into MAATYCDFVKTLDPSSGNPHIHYHNHEYGFPLPDDDALFGRLILEINQAGLSWTTILNKKENFEKAYHNFSIARIAKYGEKDRQRLLNDAGIIRNRLKIDAAIHNANVVLQLQKEHGSFKNWIDLHHPKTKEEWVKIFKKTFRFTGGEIVNEFLMSTGYLSGAHTENCAVFKHVAAKKPAWMRKK
- a CDS encoding alpha/beta fold hydrolase, whose product is MSQTMLAFYRAWIQFLFFIVPDKAAFRVLMLFATPRVRKSRERETEALSQARAADMEVDGKRIRTYTWGNGAPAVLLMHGWEGQSGNMGGVAQALVAKGYTCMAFDAPAHGASEGKRSTLFAYSKAAGEMLARFPEISVVISHSFGSATAVYTLARVPHQVKKLALLSTPDSLPDTFEEFYDLLKLKASQRERVYRFFEANFHHKVNELQVSHDISLINVPQAVLLHDRNDSQIPFRSAEKVAASWPELKLIPLQDVGHYRMLWNEEVINRAIAELSL